GCCGCCCGTCAAGCTCTGCTATTATGCGAAACGAGCTGTTTTGTCTACTGGAATCAATCTTTTTGGTTCGACCAAGCGGAGTATTTTCTAGATTGGGCGCGTGGGAAATTGCAGGTTTAGAAGCATCAGAGTGTCGGGGCGTCGGGGCGTCGGAGCATCGGGGCGTCGGAGCATCGGGGCATCGGAGAAAACAACCAATTATATCTCCCAGGCTCCCAGGCTCCCAAGCTCCCAGGCTCCCAAGCTCCCAGGCTCCCAAGCTCCCAGGCTCCCAAGCTCCCAGGCTCCCACGCACCCACGCACCCACGCACCCACGCACCCACGCACCCACATTCCCACCCTTTCCCTAACTGACAATAGAACCCACCATGAACCAGGCTTCTTCCTACAATCCATCCAATAGCCAAATTCGCTATGTCATCCCTTCCAAACCCAACCGCCAATCCACGTGGCTGGCTGTGGTGTTGTCGGTAGGGATGCACGGATTGTTTTTTGCTACCATTTTGCCGAATTTGGAGTTTGCCGATTCTGAAGAAGCGAGCCTAGAACCACCGCCTTCTGTTGACATGGTGGAACTTTCGCCGCAACAACAACAGCGTTTGCCGGATTTTTCCGCGAATTTGCCGGATTTTTCTAGCTCTCCTACCCCGCAAACCTCTGGTTCTTCCCGTTTGTTTCCTCCCCTGCCGCCTTTGCCTTCTCCCGATACCTCGCCGCTACCGCAAACCGAGTACACGCCACCGCAGACGTTTAATTATGCCACCGGGAACAACAATCGCTCTACACCGGTTCCCCAGCCAACGCAAGTGCCTGCACCTTCTGCCACTTCCGATACTTCTACATCCGGAGAAACGGAGGTTTCCCCTACACCAGAGGCAACCCAGGAAGGGTCTTCGCCGCCACCATCGCCTGTTTTTACTTCTCCTGCCCATAAAATTGCCGCAGGTCCAATGCCGCCGGATACTCTGGCATCGCCGCCGCCAGCTACGCCGGAATCTTCCCCTTCACCAGCAGCATCCGCTGGTAGTTCCCAAAGCCCCACTCCTTCCATTTTGAATGAAGACCTTAATGCCGAAGATATTTCCCCGGAACGTCGGGAACAGTTGCAGGCGTTGTTGGAAGATGCGCGTCAGGAACGTTTGGGCGAGCAGCGATCGCAATCGACTGCCCAACGGGGAGAAGCCATGGCGGATTCGCTAGAGGCTTATCTCGATTGGATGGAAAGCTTGCGTTCCAATTATCCCCAAGTCGAAGATACATCAGCGAAGACGGTGACAGATTTTTATCCGGCAGCGGCTTGCGAATCGCAACTGCAAGGAAAAGCGGTTGTGGGTGTTTTGGTCGGTTCTGGGGGAGAATTTTTAGAAGGACCGGTGTTGTTGAATTCTTCTGAGTCAGATATTCTCGATCGAGCGGCTGTGAACTATGTGAAAGAGCAAAATTTCTCCTCACCAGATGCCCCTCAAGCCTATTGGGTTGCGTTTGATTTTCAATACGCCGAGAAACAATGTACGGAAATAAACTAGAATGAAGTAAAGAATTGCAATAATTGGTTGACTTTTGGAGATTTTATGGTAATTAAACAACGAAGCCATCGTGCTGGCTTGGTGGGAAAATTTCTGCTGGGGATGGCGCTAGCAGTATTGCTGTCTTTTCCTCTATCCCAGTCGGTATTTGCCAGGGAAAATAGCACTTTGACGGTGGAAGTTAAGGGATTGAAAAATCAACAGGGGCAAGTTTGCATGGCACTGTTTAACAGCAGCCGTGGCTTTCCCCAAGACCGGGAAAATGCGTACTATACCAAATGTACCTCGATTAGCGATCGCCCTTTAAAAATAGAAATCCCCGATTTGCCCTGGGGAAATTATGCCCTGGGATTATTCCACGATGAAAATGCTGATTCTGAAATCGATACCAATTTTATCGGTGCCCCCAAAGAAGGATTTGGCTTTTCCAACAATCCCCAAATGCGCACGCGACCGGCGAATTTCGGCGAAGCTATGTTTGTGGTTGGTGGCAGGAATACCAAGATAGGCATCGAAATGCAGTATCCCTACGGGGGGTCTAGCAGTTAAGTTTTCGGTTTAACCAAAATTTATTATCTATAGCAGGGATAAGGAACTGAGTTTCTTTATCCCTTTTTTATTGCTATTTTTATATATTTCTATTTAGTTATTTATGGCTAATTCTTCAGTAGATTTCGGGGTTTTTCCGATCGCAGTAAAAAGGTATGATAGGATCTAAATACCAAAAACCGAGCGGATTACCGGAGATAATCCGAAAAATAGGTGATATTTCCTACTTTTTGTGGTAGGAATCGTTTGCCACATTCCTCTGCACTAGCAAGTCAGAGGGTGAATAGCTCCTAACTGAATTGCCGTTATCAAAAAAACTGCGATCGCGAATTGACTATGACCAACACCACAACATCGCCAGATTCCCAAACCAAACAATCCAAATTAGAAGGCATCAAAGCCAACAGTAACTTTTTGCGCGAACCGGTTGCCACAGAACTACAAGAAGACAGCGACCATTTTTCCAAAGATGGCGTACAAATTCTCAAATTCCACGGTTCTTACCAACAAGACAACCGGGATAATCGCCAAAAAGGGCAAGGCAAAGATTATCAATTTATGCTGCGTACGCGCAGCCCCGGCGGTATCATGCCGGCACAACTATACTTGACCTTAGACCGTTTGTCTAGCCAATACGCCAACAACACGCTGCGGGTCACCACCCGTCAGGGATTTCAGCTACATGGGATTTTAAAAAAGAATCTCAAAACAGTAATTTCCGATATTGTGCGCAATTTGGGGTCTACCCTGGGTGCCTGCGGCGACTTGAACCGCAACGTCATGGCACCGCCAGCGCCCTATAAAAATCGCCCCGAATACCAATATGCCTGGGAATATGCCAACAATATTGCCGATTTGCTCAGTCCGCAAACGGGGGCATACTACGAAATTTGGCTGGATGGCGAAAAAGCCATTTCCTCAGAAGCTGCCCCGGAAGTAAAAGCAGCTAGGGAACGCGACGGCAACGGCACCATTTTCCATAGCGGCGAAGAACCCATTTACGGCACCCAATACATGCCCCGCAAGTTTAAGTGTGCGGTGACGGTGCCTGGGGATAACGCCGTGGATATCTACACCCAGGATGTGGGTTTTGTGACCATTATGGACGAAAACCAGCAGTTGCAAGGGTTTAACGTCATCGTCGGCGGCGGCATGGGTCGCACCCACAACAAGGAAGACACGTTTGCGCGCATGGGCGATCCCCTGGGCTACGTTGCCAAAGAAGATGTTTACGATTTGATGAAAGCGATCGTGGCAACCCAGCGAGATTACGGCGAACGCTACCAGCGGCGCAACGCTCGCATGAAATACTTATTGTACGAGTGGGGTGTGGAGAAATTCCGCCAGAAGGTAGAAGCATATTTCGGCAAATCCCTAGAACCGTTCAAGCCGCTACCGGAGTTTCGTTACGAAGACTATCTAGGTTGGCACGAACAGGGGGATGGCAAGCTGTTTGTAGGCGTTTCCATTGAAAATGGGCGCATTCAGGATACGGATTCGCTGCAGTTGAAAACGGCGCTGCGTAAAATTGTGGAGAAATTCCAAATTCCCCTGCGGCTAACTCCCAACCACAACGTGATTCTGTACGAAATTGCGCCAGAATATCGCGACGAAATCCAAAGCATCCTCAGCAGCCACGGGGTGCAAAGCCACGAGGAAATCGATCCGTTGGTGCGGTATTCCATGGCTTGCCCGGCGTTGCCTACTTGCGGTTTGGCGATTACCGAGTCGGAACGGCAGTTGCCAGGATTTTTGGGGCGCATTCGGACTTTGCTGAACCGGATGGGTTTGCAAGACGAGCAGTTTACCATTCGGATGACCGGTTGCCCCAACGGTTGCTCTCGCCCGTATATGGCGGAGTTGGCATTTGTCGGTAGCATGCCGGGTGCCTATCAAGTTTGGCTGGGCGGTTCCTTTGACCAAACCCGCTTGGCGGAACCGATTTGCGATCGCATGCGGAATGAGGAGTTGGAACAGTTCCTCGAACCCATTTTTGCCTATTTCAAGCGGGAGAGGAAACCCGGTGAAAATTTCGGCGATTTCTGCCATCGGGTCGGTTTTGATGCCATTCAGCAGTTTCGCGAAACCTATGAGTTGGGTTCGGAGGATGCTTCGACTTCGCTCAGCACAGGCGCTTCGGCTTCGGTCGATGGAAGTAATTTGGAATCGGTCGATGCAGGCAGCAATGGCAACGGTCGCTCTCGTAGCAGGAAAACCCGCCATCGCATCAACATTCGCAATGACATTTACCCGCAGTTGAAGGCGGAAGCCAGCCGTCGCGGTCAGCCGATGAGTGAGTTGGTTTACGAGGCGCTGAAGGCTTATTTGGGTAGCGAACAACGGCAGTAATACCAAATCCGACACGCATAGACCACAAAATTTATTGTACCGTCCCCCTTAACAAGGGGGACCATAGGGGGTTCCCTCTTCATGAAAGAGCGGGTCTACTTAGAGCGGATTTGATACAACATAGTTTGGTAGGGTCGATCGCGATCGCCCCTACGGCTTATTTTGTGGTAGGCAAAAACGATAACGCAAATTAACGTCAAGATGGTGATGAGAACGTTTAAAAAGCGATCGCACCAGATTGTAGATTGTAGGGTGGGCAATGCCCACCCTACNNNNNNNCTAATTTGATTTTAGAGGTAGTTTGGTAGGGTCGTTCGCGATCGCCCCTACGGCTTATTTTGTGGTAGGCAAAAACGATAACGCAAATTAACGTCAAGATAGTGATGAGAACGTTTAAAAAGCGATCGCACCAGATTGTAGGGTGGGCAGGGCACACCCTACTTCGCGAAGCTAATTTGATTTTAGGGGTAGTTTGGTAGGGCCGATCGCGATCGCCCCTACGGCTTATTTTGTGCTAGGCAAAGGGCGTTGGTTGGGCAGGTTGGTCATGAAATTAGAGAATACCGTAGTACATACAGGACAATGTGAACGATAACGCAAATTAACGTCAAGATGGTGATGAGAACGTTTAAAAAGCGATCGAGCCAGAGGAATTTGGCAGAATTGGTAGACTCGGTAGCTTGCCACAAAGCAGGTAACAGTTGCCGAACTTTGATGGTTCCGTCGTTGCACGCATTTACAAAATAGTTGCCATCTGGTGTCAGAGCTTTCTCGCTTAGGTTATCAAGAGGTTCGTAGAAGCTACCGAGAAAATTCATCGCCGGGAGATCGTATAGAAGAACGCGATCGTTGCCTCCTACAGCAACAAGCAGTTTTTTATCCCAGTTAATGGCAATGGGAGCTGCACATCTAGAATGTACGGTAGCAGTTTTCTGCCATTTTCCTGTAGGAATCTCCCAAAACTCAATTGCCTCGTCAGCACTGCTGCTGATGAGAGTTTGCCCATCGGGCGAAAAGTGAAGCGAGAAACTCCTTCCAGAAAACCATGAAAAACGGTATGGTAGTTGCCTAATAACTCTCCGTACTGGATTTTTCGGCAATATGCGTTGTAAATTTCCTGTATTTGAATTCCACAAACGAATCGTGCGATCGCGGCTACCACTGGCAAGCATGTGACCGTCGGGATGAAATGCCAGCGACCAAACTCCTTGGGAATGTCCTATCAGTGTGTGTTCCAATCGCCCATTTGCCAAATTCCAGATTTTGACCGTTCCATCGCGGCTGCCACTGGCGAGGGTTCTGTTGTCGGGACTGATAGCAAGCGACCACACTTCGTCGGAATGTCCTTCCAAGGTCAATTGTAGAGAAACTCGCCCTACTTTACCGTTGGCAGTGGTTTTTAATTGGTAAACTTTGACCGTGCGATCGCTGCTACTAGTGGCAAACGTTGTGCCATCTGCTGCAAAAGCAACGCAGTTGACCTCATCAATATGGTCTGCAAGCGTTTTTTGCAACTCTCCTGTAGCAAAGGACCACAGCTTCGCCGTTTTGTCGCGACTGCCACTGACCAGCCAACGACCATCCGGACTGAGATCGATCGAACGAACTTGGTCTGCATGTCTGGTAATTGTGTGGGTGAGGCGTACCGGGGACTCGCCGGCAAAATGTTCTCGCAGCAAATCGTGAACGAACCGATAGCGACCGCCAATTTGTTGGACGAGTTTGCGTTCGTTGGCATAACCGAGAAACCGCTCGTAATTCCAGGGAATGTCACCATTTATCTGCAACAGAAAGCGTAGAATAACGTGTTGTATTCCTGCAAGTCCGCCACCACTAAAAACTCCGAACAAAAATGCCATTGATATTGCAAGAATGAAAGCATCAAGTGGCTCCACAGTTGGTTCTGTTGCCCATCGCAGTAAGATAAATAACAACACGTTGAAAGGAAAGATAAGGCCGCTAAGAACCAGGGAATTTTGTAGGGAATTCCAAATCCCTTGATTGGGGCGATCGCGCATTTGCATATCGGGACCGCTTAGCCCGACAATTAGCCCGACAATTAGCCCGAAAATTAGCCCGAAAATTAGCCCGAAAATTAGCCCTCCAATTAGCCAGTAAATTAGCCCGTAAATTAGCCCTCCAATTATCCCGTAAATTAGCCCGTAAATTAGCCCGTAAATTAGATTATTTTTAAATTTTTTAGTTGATGACCAACCTAACGTTTCTATAGGTTCAATTTTTGAACTTACCCTTCAATTAGCCCGAAAATTAGCCCTCCAATTAGCCCGAAAATTAGCCCTCCAATTAGCCCGAAAATTAGCCCTCCAATTAGCCAGTAAATTAGCCCTCCAATTAGCCAGTAAATTAGCCCTCCAATTAGCCAGTAAATTAGCCCGTAAATTAGCCCGAAAATTAGCCCGTAAATTAGATTATTTTTAAATTTTTTAGTTGATGACCAACCTAACGTTTCTATAGGTTCAATTTTTGAACTTAGAAAATTAGCCGGTAAATTAGCCCGTAAATTAGCCCTCCAATTAGCCCTCCAATTAGCCCTCCAATTAGCCCGAAAATTAGCCCGTAAATTAGCCCTCCAATTAGCCCTCCAATTAGCCCGTAAATTAGCCCGTAAATTAGCCCGACAAATTTAGAATAAATGCGCCGTTTTACTCCATTTCCCAACCAACTGGGCTGCATTTTTTCTATCAAAAATTCCGTTTTCTGCTCTTCTCGCAATCGTTTCGCCAAAAACGACAGCCATCGCTTGGTTTGCTCTGGACTCGGTTCTTTCCCCGGGCGATACCACTGACTCTGCAAAGGTTTCCGAAGCTGCCGGTCGATGTATGTCTGGAAAATTTGCTGTAAATATGCCTGACGGCGTTCCGGCGGCGATTCCGACTCCGATGTTAGATGGGGGGATTGTTGCGGGTAAGCAGCAGCAATAAAATACAACAGCAGTGGCGTTGTGGCTAGCTCTTTCAACGTTTCATCCTGCTTGATTTCCCGCCACAAAGACGTTCGTCCTACTTGACGCAGGTATTGTTGAATCTGACTGTCGTTCAAGGGTTGCAAGCATACTGCCCCGTTCAATGCTGCCAGTTTCGCCTCCCCCTGTTCGTATTCATCAGAACGACAGCAAACCACTAGATGGGGATAGCTGCTATTTTGCACAAACTGGTTGATTCGCTGGATGCAAGTTCGCTGCCGTTCGAGACCCAACTCATCCAACCCATCCAACATCGGCAGCAACAACTGTTTTTGCAACCACTCCTGCGTTTGCTTGCGAGGCACTTTGTAACGGTCTTTCAATTCCGCAACCAACCATTCCTCAATCGATTGCCTGTCATTCGTCCAATTGGTCAGTTCCAGCAATACTGGAATAAACGGCTGTGTAGAATTTGCTTGTGTTATTAAATCCCGCGCCAGTTCCAGCAGAGTGGTGGTTTTACCGGCACCAGGATTGCCCAAAATCAGCAATTTACCGTTAATATCCTCTCGCTGGAAAATATCGATAATTTTGCTTTGCGGGTCCAGGTTTTCTTCCGATGGCGACTGACCAAACGTTAACAATTTCCATGGCATTCGGATCCAATTTTGAGAATTTTGCGAAGTTTCTTGCGGTACCTCTACAGGTTCCGGTCTTCCCACTGCCTGGTGTCGATCTGGTATTGTTAGAGGGATAGGGTCGGCTGTTTGTAGCGAATCTTGCAGCCGTTGGGCAACTTGCACTCGTACCGCTTCAATCAATCGCTCTCGCGGGTC
The window above is part of the Geitlerinema sp. PCC 9228 genome. Proteins encoded here:
- a CDS encoding energy transducer TonB — translated: MNQASSYNPSNSQIRYVIPSKPNRQSTWLAVVLSVGMHGLFFATILPNLEFADSEEASLEPPPSVDMVELSPQQQQRLPDFSANLPDFSSSPTPQTSGSSRLFPPLPPLPSPDTSPLPQTEYTPPQTFNYATGNNNRSTPVPQPTQVPAPSATSDTSTSGETEVSPTPEATQEGSSPPPSPVFTSPAHKIAAGPMPPDTLASPPPATPESSPSPAASAGSSQSPTPSILNEDLNAEDISPERREQLQALLEDARQERLGEQRSQSTAQRGEAMADSLEAYLDWMESLRSNYPQVEDTSAKTVTDFYPAAACESQLQGKAVVGVLVGSGGEFLEGPVLLNSSESDILDRAAVNYVKEQNFSSPDAPQAYWVAFDFQYAEKQCTEIN
- a CDS encoding DUF2141 domain-containing protein, with protein sequence MVIKQRSHRAGLVGKFLLGMALAVLLSFPLSQSVFARENSTLTVEVKGLKNQQGQVCMALFNSSRGFPQDRENAYYTKCTSISDRPLKIEIPDLPWGNYALGLFHDENADSEIDTNFIGAPKEGFGFSNNPQMRTRPANFGEAMFVVGGRNTKIGIEMQYPYGGSSS
- the sir gene encoding sulfite reductase, ferredoxin dependent; translated protein: MTNTTTSPDSQTKQSKLEGIKANSNFLREPVATELQEDSDHFSKDGVQILKFHGSYQQDNRDNRQKGQGKDYQFMLRTRSPGGIMPAQLYLTLDRLSSQYANNTLRVTTRQGFQLHGILKKNLKTVISDIVRNLGSTLGACGDLNRNVMAPPAPYKNRPEYQYAWEYANNIADLLSPQTGAYYEIWLDGEKAISSEAAPEVKAARERDGNGTIFHSGEEPIYGTQYMPRKFKCAVTVPGDNAVDIYTQDVGFVTIMDENQQLQGFNVIVGGGMGRTHNKEDTFARMGDPLGYVAKEDVYDLMKAIVATQRDYGERYQRRNARMKYLLYEWGVEKFRQKVEAYFGKSLEPFKPLPEFRYEDYLGWHEQGDGKLFVGVSIENGRIQDTDSLQLKTALRKIVEKFQIPLRLTPNHNVILYEIAPEYRDEIQSILSSHGVQSHEEIDPLVRYSMACPALPTCGLAITESERQLPGFLGRIRTLLNRMGLQDEQFTIRMTGCPNGCSRPYMAELAFVGSMPGAYQVWLGGSFDQTRLAEPICDRMRNEELEQFLEPIFAYFKRERKPGENFGDFCHRVGFDAIQQFRETYELGSEDASTSLSTGASASVDGSNLESVDAGSNGNGRSRSRKTRHRINIRNDIYPQLKAEASRRGQPMSELVYEALKAYLGSEQRQ
- a CDS encoding WD40 repeat domain-containing protein codes for the protein MAFLFGVFSGGGLAGIQHVILRFLLQINGDIPWNYERFLGYANERKLVQQIGGRYRFVHDLLREHFAGESPVRLTHTITRHADQVRSIDLSPDGRWLVSGSRDKTAKLWSFATGELQKTLADHIDEVNCVAFAADGTTFATSSSDRTVKVYQLKTTANGKVGRVSLQLTLEGHSDEVWSLAISPDNRTLASGSRDGTVKIWNLANGRLEHTLIGHSQGVWSLAFHPDGHMLASGSRDRTIRLWNSNTGNLQRILPKNPVRRVIRQLPYRFSWFSGRSFSLHFSPDGQTLISSSADEAIEFWEIPTGKWQKTATVHSRCAAPIAINWDKKLLVAVGGNDRVLLYDLPAMNFLGSFYEPLDNLSEKALTPDGNYFVNACNDGTIKVRQLLPALWQATESTNSAKFLWLDRFLNVLITILTLICVIVHIVLYVLRYSLIS
- a CDS encoding NACHT domain-containing protein — translated: MSEFGNWLGLLEKAYQLLKKLEQESKYLIAWFMVVVAFAVILHVKPEIMEQWEKEISYLALGLLGIFSFNLLWVKIQRRRNRSKVPGDPRERLIEAVRVQVAQRLQDSLQTADPIPLTIPDRHQAVGRPEPVEVPQETSQNSQNWIRMPWKLLTFGQSPSEENLDPQSKIIDIFQREDINGKLLILGNPGAGKTTTLLELARDLITQANSTQPFIPVLLELTNWTNDRQSIEEWLVAELKDRYKVPRKQTQEWLQKQLLLPMLDGLDELGLERQRTCIQRINQFVQNSSYPHLVVCCRSDEYEQGEAKLAALNGAVCLQPLNDSQIQQYLRQVGRTSLWREIKQDETLKELATTPLLLYFIAAAYPQQSPHLTSESESPPERRQAYLQQIFQTYIDRQLRKPLQSQWYRPGKEPSPEQTKRWLSFLAKRLREEQKTEFLIEKMQPSWLGNGVKRRIYSKFVGLIYGLIYGLIGGLIGGLIYGLIFGLIGGLIGGLIGGLIYGLIYRLIF